In the genome of Flavobacteriaceae bacterium YJPT1-3, the window ATCGAATTAAACCACATGCTCCACCGCTTGTGCGGGCCCCCGTCAATTCCTTTGAGTTTCAGTCTTGCGACCGTACTCCCCAGGTGGGATACTTATCACTTTCGCTGGGCCTCTCAGTCCTGTGCCGGACCGAAAAGCTAGTATCCATCGTTTACGGCGTAGACTACCAGGGTATCTAATCCTGTTCGCTACCTACGCTTTCGTCCCTCAGCGTCAGTACATTGTTGGCGACCTGCCTACGCGATCGGTGTTCTATGTAATATCTAAGCATTTCACCGCTACACTACATGTTCCGGCCGCCCCACAATGACTCAAGATCTTCAGTTTCAAAGGCAGTGCTACGGTTGAGCCGCAGCATTTCACCTCTGACTTAAAAATCCGCCTACGGACCCTTTAAACCCAATGATTCCGGATAACGCTTGCACCCTCCGTATTACCGCGGCTGCTGGCACGGAGTTAGCCGGTGCTTATTCTTACGGTACCGTCATCGGTGCTCACGAGCACCTTATTCTTCCCGTATAAAAGCAGTTTACTACCCATAGGGCATTCTTCCTGCACGCGGCATGGCTGGATCAGGGTTGCCCCCATTGTCCAATATTCCTCACTGCTGCCTCCCGTAGGAGTCTGGTCCGTGTCTCAGTACCAGTGTGGGGGATCTCCCTCTCAGGACCCCTACCCATCGTTGCCATGGTGTGCCGTTACCACACCATCTAGCTAATGGGACGCATACTCATCTATAACCACCGTAGTTTTAAAAAGAAAATGATGCCATCCTCTCTTACTATGGGGTGTTAATCCAAATTTCTCTGGGCTATACCCCTGTTATAGGCAGATTGTATACGCGTTACGCACCCGTGCGCCACTCGTCAGCGGATTGCAAGCAATCCCTGTTACCGTTCGACTTGCATGTGTTAGGCCTGCCGCTAGCGTTCATCCTGAGCCAGGATCAAACTCTTCATCGTGTGTCTTATATATCTCTCCACAATTAAAAAAAAGTCTATCTCCAAAAGCTCATAAAACGAAATCATCGCTGTTTGTTGGTTTGTTTTGTTTTTATTCTCTGTCAATCAATATGTCAATGAACCAAAGTATCTCTCTTTAAAAAAAAATACTCCTCTTGTCAAGTACAAGGGAATCGAACCCTCAATCCTAATATCACCAGATTACTCTTCTTTACTATTCTTCCTATGAACGTCACTCCCAAACCCCTGCCTGAAAGCGGGTGCAAATATACAGCAACTAATTTCTTTCTGCCAAACAAAAATGGAGGAAAAATTTAATTTTTTTTCGATCTATTTCTAACCCGCTGATTTACTAGCGCTAGACACATTCTAAAAATCAATTTGGAGGCCCATTGGATCATTCGATCATTGAAAGTGTATTCGTTTTTGTTGGCGAAAACGTCGATTACGATCTGATCTACTTTCAAAAACAGTCCGGTAGGCATCATCATACAATCATCCTACGGAGCAGGGATAGCAGCCAATTACCTCCTGCCGGAGGTCTCCGGCAGGCGTAATGCGAATAGCCCGGTGCCCGATACGGGCAGCTCCCCTATAAAAAGAAATTCCAGACGATCCCAAATCGAAGATTGAAATCGCGGTAGGGATAGCCCGGTGCACTGAAGAAGTCATTCCCGGTAAAGGGACTGTTGAAGTGCTCGGCTTTAATAAAGATCCGGGTTTGCCTCACCTTCATGTTGAAGAAAAAATCCAGCAATGGAAAGGCGCCTAACTTTTGTTCGTTTTGTGTGTAAAATTCAGCGAGCACCGGATCGTAGGCATCCATAGAATAGGTTGAGAAATAGGAAGCCGTAAAACCGGTTTGCACAAAAAGGGCGTCTTTAAACCAACGGTCGGTAAAATATAAGGTACCTCTTCCCAAAAATTCAGGCACATTAAAAACGCCTTCACCTTCAGCCACATTTTGATAGGTCAGACGCGTATCGAGTCCGAATTTCCCCCATTTCAAATCCTTGTGTACGGTCAGGCTCAAGTAATTTACCGTGCCGTTGAACTGTTGTGACTGTACCAGGGAATCCGTGCCCACCTCAGCAAAATAAGCATGATTGAGAATAGTTCTCCAGCGTAGGTCTGCGTTGACCCACTTGGGCAGTTCCGCTTTGAATTCCAGATTCACCGTTTGCACATTGTCATATTCATTCAAATGGTACCAATTGTAGTTGATATAATCACTTTGATACAAAAGATGATTGTAATTAGCCGGCCTGGAAGTCCACGAAGCCCTGGCATCAAGGGCGTTTAAGGAATCCAGCTGAATCTTTGCCTGGGCCTGAAGTCGGTTACTGTCATACAAGCCGGCAACAGCCGTTTCGGCCTCCGCTTCAAAAGCAAATCCCTTGTATTGCTTTTTATAATTGGCTCCCACTAACAGGGTATAATCAGAAATCCCGCTGGGCACCCGTTCATCAGTCCCATCACCATCCGCATCGCTAATGAATACTGAGTTATACCCATACTCAAAATTGACCAGGGTGGAAAACAGCCCCAATTGTCCCAGCAAAGGATTGGACCACGACAGGCTAAGGGTGTTCTGCAGGGTTTCCAAATCCACCCGGTCTTTTAAATTGTTGGTCTGTAAGGATGGACCGAATAAGGCGGAGGGACTCGTTTGCTCAAAACGGTAGAATTGATCCTCAAACTGCATGACATGCCCCAGAGACAGGGTATTCGTAGTGACCGAGTCTTTAGGCTGTACTAATTTATAGCTGTGATTGACGTAGAAACGCTGTCCATCGAGGGTATTGCCTGCATCTTCAAAATTCACCGTAAGTCGTGCCCGATCGTCAAATTCGCCAAACCCACTGCGGAACTGTTCCAGGGCCAGATCGCTCAAGCCTCCATTTTCCTGATTAAACAGGTCTTGGGCAACCCAGTGGGCCAACACCTCGTAGCGCTCATTTTCTGTACGGTAATTGAAGGTAAACCGGTAATTTCCTGAGCTGGTCAGGGCATTCTGATACTTCCCCAAACTACGCACCCCTTTGTAAGCAATGCTGAAATTGAACCTGGGTGAAAGGTTCATCGTAAAAAAGGCATCCAATTGCTGCCCCTGCTCAAAGGCACTTCGGTAATAGAGTTCTGTCAGCGGAGTGGGCACTTCATAATAATAGATATCGTTGACATCCATATAGTTAAAATGACGGGCCTGAGCACCAAACAAGGGTAAGCTCGTACCGCTGTTGTAATCTTTGATCAAACGGTTATGGGTCTGTCCGGTATTGGCAAAGGGCAATAAGCCGTAGCGATCTTTGCGAAGGTAATTGAATTGATAATCTTTAGCCATGGTCAATGAGGTATCCACGTAAGTGGTATCTCTTTGAATGGACACGATCTTGTAATCCCGAACCGGAGGTCTGTTAAAATCTTCAATCTTCCGGGAAGTGGGGTTCCCTCTATTTTGACGGTTATTGCTGTTGAGGGGTCGATCTTGCGATCTACTCAGTACTTGCGCATCACTCCCCCAGGTGAATAGGACTAAGATAACAAGCAAAAGGAGCTGTCGCATGAATTTTAATTAGGGGACAAATTTAGTTTTTTCTTTCTGCAAACCTTAAAGACTGACAGACTCTTGAGCTTCTGACTCCAGATTTCTATTTTTAGGCCATGTTAGCGGTACACTATCATGATTCCCTGCTCGAATGTGGCGTAGACGAAGCCGGCCGGGGCTGTTTGGCAGGCCCGGTGACTGCTGCTGCCGTAATCTTACCTGCCGATTTTTCTCATCCTTTCCTCAACGACAGTAAACAATTGTCTGCTACTAAACGCGAGGAATTGGTTCCTATTATCAAAAAAGAAGCGGTGGCCTATCATATTGAGCATGTATTTATGGAAGAAATCCAATCGCTCAATATCTTATGGGCCGCCATTGAGGCCATGCATCGCTGTATT includes:
- a CDS encoding putative porin is translated as MRQLLLLVILVLFTWGSDAQVLSRSQDRPLNSNNRQNRGNPTSRKIEDFNRPPVRDYKIVSIQRDTTYVDTSLTMAKDYQFNYLRKDRYGLLPFANTGQTHNRLIKDYNSGTSLPLFGAQARHFNYMDVNDIYYYEVPTPLTELYYRSAFEQGQQLDAFFTMNLSPRFNFSIAYKGVRSLGKYQNALTSSGNYRFTFNYRTENERYEVLAHWVAQDLFNQENGGLSDLALEQFRSGFGEFDDRARLTVNFEDAGNTLDGQRFYVNHSYKLVQPKDSVTTNTLSLGHVMQFEDQFYRFEQTSPSALFGPSLQTNNLKDRVDLETLQNTLSLSWSNPLLGQLGLFSTLVNFEYGYNSVFISDADGDGTDERVPSGISDYTLLVGANYKKQYKGFAFEAEAETAVAGLYDSNRLQAQAKIQLDSLNALDARASWTSRPANYNHLLYQSDYINYNWYHLNEYDNVQTVNLEFKAELPKWVNADLRWRTILNHAYFAEVGTDSLVQSQQFNGTVNYLSLTVHKDLKWGKFGLDTRLTYQNVAEGEGVFNVPEFLGRGTLYFTDRWFKDALFVQTGFTASYFSTYSMDAYDPVLAEFYTQNEQKLGAFPLLDFFFNMKVRQTRIFIKAEHFNSPFTGNDFFSAPGYPYRDFNLRFGIVWNFFL